Proteins from a genomic interval of Nostoc sp. TCL240-02:
- a CDS encoding DUF937 domain-containing protein: MGLFDQILGAVANPNQQGSLGQLGGIINTVQQLSQSTGADPSTIQSVLSIVGGQVRSALQDKQARDGNEAAQSLVNQYAGTSPNPQAVNSLFSPQIQQQVAQVAAQQTGLDAGIVQQLLPLAVPLVLNFLQSGANAQNPQAGGNPVLNSFLDADGDGDVDIADAIQMASRYMRQ, encoded by the coding sequence ATGGGACTTTTCGATCAAATTCTTGGTGCAGTTGCTAATCCCAATCAACAGGGAAGCTTAGGGCAACTGGGAGGAATTATTAACACTGTACAACAATTAAGCCAAAGTACTGGTGCAGACCCTTCTACCATTCAATCAGTCTTGTCAATTGTGGGTGGTCAAGTGCGTTCCGCTTTACAAGACAAGCAAGCCAGAGATGGTAATGAAGCCGCACAAAGTTTAGTGAATCAATATGCTGGGACTTCACCTAACCCCCAAGCCGTCAATTCGCTATTTTCTCCTCAGATACAACAACAGGTAGCTCAGGTTGCTGCCCAGCAAACTGGATTGGATGCTGGTATAGTTCAACAATTGCTACCTTTAGCAGTACCTTTAGTCTTGAATTTTTTGCAATCAGGTGCAAATGCTCAAAATCCCCAAGCTGGCGGGAATCCTGTACTGAATTCCTTCTTGGATGCTGACGGCGATGGTGATGTAGATATCGCTGATGCCATCCAAATGGCTAGTCGGTATATGAGACAGTAA